In Blastocatellia bacterium, one genomic interval encodes:
- a CDS encoding valine--tRNA ligase, translating to MTLEMAKAYNPHEVEDRWYPFWESRGYFRPEVHPEGKPFAVVLPPPNVTGRLHIGHALNHTLQDVLVRWRRMQGYAVLWVPGTDHAGIATQVVVERHLAAQGLTRQDLGREEFERRVWQWRAESGGTIQQQMRREGISVDWSREAFTLDEPRSRAVREAFVRLYEAGLIYRGDYIINWCPRCQTALSDLEAPKKEVRGKLYYIAYPVKSRGSSSTTSEHEAPSSLVVATTRPETMLGDTAVAVHPQDARYRHLIGATALLPLVGRELPIIADERVDAEFGTGVVKVTPAHDPVDYEIGRTHGLSLVVAIDRNGRMTEAAGRFAGLDRYEARHRLVEALAEAGQLVRVEDYTHSVGHCQRCDTVIEPLVSTQWFVHVKPLAEQAIAAVAEGRTRILPENWTKTYFDWLENIRDWCISRQLWWGHRIPAWYCRANHITVARETPPACTQCGDTQLVQDEDVLDTWFSSALWPLSTLGWPDDTPELRRFYPTAVLVTAFDILFFWVARMMMMGLAFMKDHPSRTEAIDPDAVPFRLVLIHGLVRDPYGQKMSKTRGNTVDPLEMFERYGTDAVRYTLVAAARPGNDVTPQYSKLETYRNFCNKIWNAARFALLNCTPEDVAGAREGTTEELPLVDRWVRSKLTRTIAEVTQALEEFRFHEAALALYHFFWHDFCDWYIELTKATVTAPEDSAERRAARARLVSVLETSLRLLHPFMPFITEEVWQRLPHEGETICLAPYPVADRSALDPEAERQMGLIIDLIKKIRNVRAVMNIDHAAWLDLLVRASSDDAHDLVVAHRDHIRRLARVNRIEFVPTFDGLRHVARDVAGDVELAIPLEGIIDFERERERLQRALEKAEKELNQLQQRLNNPDFLARAPEDVVAETRERHEELTERREKLVAILRSL from the coding sequence GTGACCCTGGAGATGGCAAAGGCTTACAATCCCCACGAGGTCGAAGACCGCTGGTATCCCTTCTGGGAGAGCCGGGGATATTTTCGGCCCGAGGTGCATCCCGAGGGAAAACCCTTTGCCGTTGTGCTGCCGCCGCCGAATGTGACTGGACGGCTTCACATCGGTCACGCCCTCAATCACACGCTGCAAGATGTGCTCGTGCGCTGGCGGCGGATGCAGGGATATGCGGTGCTGTGGGTTCCCGGAACGGATCACGCGGGCATCGCCACGCAAGTTGTTGTGGAACGTCATCTGGCGGCTCAGGGACTCACCCGTCAGGACCTCGGTCGGGAGGAATTCGAGCGTCGCGTCTGGCAGTGGCGGGCCGAAAGCGGCGGGACGATTCAACAGCAGATGCGGCGCGAGGGGATCTCGGTGGATTGGTCGCGCGAGGCCTTTACCCTCGATGAGCCGCGCTCGCGAGCCGTTCGGGAAGCCTTCGTCCGTCTCTATGAGGCCGGCCTCATCTATCGCGGAGATTACATCATCAACTGGTGTCCCCGCTGTCAAACCGCCTTGTCCGATCTCGAAGCGCCGAAGAAAGAGGTTCGGGGAAAGCTCTACTATATCGCTTACCCGGTCAAAAGCCGGGGATCCTCTTCGACGACTTCAGAGCACGAGGCCCCGTCATCGCTGGTTGTTGCCACGACCCGACCGGAGACGATGCTCGGCGATACGGCCGTTGCCGTTCATCCGCAGGATGCGCGCTATCGCCATCTCATCGGCGCGACGGCCCTCCTGCCTCTGGTCGGTCGAGAGCTGCCCATCATTGCCGATGAGCGCGTGGATGCCGAGTTTGGCACCGGCGTGGTGAAGGTGACGCCGGCTCACGATCCCGTTGACTATGAGATTGGTCGGACGCACGGCCTGTCGCTGGTCGTCGCCATTGATCGCAACGGGCGCATGACGGAAGCGGCGGGGCGATTCGCCGGACTCGACCGATACGAGGCGCGTCACCGCCTTGTGGAAGCGCTCGCCGAAGCCGGTCAGCTCGTTCGCGTCGAGGACTACACGCACAGCGTCGGCCACTGCCAGCGATGCGATACGGTGATCGAGCCGCTCGTCTCCACCCAGTGGTTCGTTCACGTCAAGCCGCTGGCCGAGCAGGCCATCGCCGCGGTCGCCGAGGGGCGAACCCGCATCCTGCCGGAAAACTGGACGAAGACCTACTTTGACTGGCTGGAGAATATTCGCGATTGGTGCATCAGCCGTCAGCTCTGGTGGGGGCATCGCATTCCCGCCTGGTATTGCCGGGCCAACCATATCACCGTGGCCCGCGAAACGCCCCCTGCCTGCACGCAGTGCGGGGATACGCAGCTTGTTCAGGACGAGGATGTCCTCGACACCTGGTTCAGTTCGGCGCTCTGGCCGCTGTCCACTCTCGGCTGGCCGGATGACACGCCCGAGCTGCGTCGCTTCTATCCTACAGCGGTCCTTGTGACGGCCTTCGATATTCTCTTCTTCTGGGTGGCACGGATGATGATGATGGGGCTGGCCTTTATGAAAGATCACCCCTCGCGGACTGAGGCGATTGATCCCGACGCGGTTCCTTTTCGCCTGGTCCTCATTCACGGGCTCGTGCGCGATCCCTACGGGCAAAAGATGTCCAAAACGCGAGGCAACACGGTTGATCCGCTGGAGATGTTCGAGCGCTACGGGACGGATGCCGTTCGCTATACGCTGGTGGCCGCGGCTCGACCCGGCAACGATGTGACACCTCAGTATTCCAAGCTGGAGACCTATCGCAACTTCTGCAACAAGATCTGGAACGCTGCCCGGTTCGCGCTCCTCAACTGCACGCCGGAGGATGTCGCCGGAGCCCGGGAAGGGACGACGGAGGAGCTTCCTCTGGTGGACCGGTGGGTGCGAAGCAAGTTGACGCGGACGATTGCGGAGGTCACTCAGGCGTTGGAGGAGTTTCGCTTTCACGAAGCGGCGCTCGCACTTTATCACTTCTTCTGGCACGATTTCTGCGACTGGTACATCGAGTTGACGAAGGCGACGGTGACGGCTCCGGAGGACTCCGCCGAGCGTCGCGCCGCCCGTGCACGGTTGGTCAGTGTGCTGGAGACTTCGTTGCGGCTCCTGCATCCGTTCATGCCCTTCATCACCGAAGAGGTGTGGCAACGGCTGCCGCACGAAGGTGAGACGATTTGCCTGGCCCCCTATCCTGTGGCCGACCGATCGGCGCTCGATCCCGAGGCGGAACGGCAGATGGGCTTGATCATTGATCTCATCAAGAAGATTCGCAATGTGCGGGCGGTCATGAACATTGATCACGCCGCCTGGTTGGATCTGCTGGTGCGAGCGTCAAGCGACGACGCCCACGACCTCGTGGTGGCGCATCGGGATCATATCCGGCGCCTCGCCCGCGTGAATCGGATTGAATTCGTCCCCACGTTTGATGGCCTGCGGCATGTCGCTCGTGACGTCGCCGGGGACGTGGAGCTGGCTATTCCCCTGGAGGGGATCATTGATTTTGAGAGGGAGCGAGAGCGATTGCAGCGGGCGCTGGAGAAAGCGGAGAAAGAACTGAACCAACTCCAGCAGCGTCTGAACAACCCCGATTTCCTCGCCCGGGCACCGGAAGACGTCGTCGCCGAGACGCGCGAGCGCCACGAAGAGCTGACCGAACGCCGAGAGAAATTGGTCGCCATCCTTCGCAGCCTGTAA
- the hflX gene encoding GTPase HflX, translated as MPDRGSDRGTENPIWDRTPDSGGDGRISTVYGHTQGLKPSQLRRLEKLYHRRIPPEQIITHELARQLTELSREMNRQIGLLIDRKGHIVSVVVGTAHQIVLPEWQRVRSDRSRFCGVRCVHTHLNGEGLTEDDLTDLALLRLDLMAAIEVLPTGLPGVVRAAHLMPMRPGNGDLTVAHRGCSFLEPAPPSQLRINFLELIQSLEEELARNRLLVSPQEAGDRAILVGVTTGSLSDAEESLEELRELARSAGVVVLDTILQRRKEYDPKFLLGKGKLQELIIRALQVAADMIIFDQDLTPSQVRAINAATDLKVIDRTQLILDIFAQRARSREGKIQVELAQLRYLLPRLTETDSGLSRLTGGIGGRGPGETKLEMDRRRIRDRIAHLEAEIEDVRCSREQQRRQRRRHQLPIVSIVGYTNAGKSTLLNTLTRANVLAEERLFATLDPTSRRFRLSPDREIILCDTVGFIRNLPPDLIRAFRATLEEIADSTLILHLADASNPQVEKHLATVERTLHELGFGQIPRLLVFNKQDIADPDTVAYLSRRYHALAISALQPETLGPLVRRIEEMLS; from the coding sequence ATGCCAGATCGGGGATCGGACCGGGGAACCGAGAATCCCATCTGGGATCGTACACCGGACAGTGGAGGTGATGGGCGTATCAGTACCGTCTACGGTCATACGCAGGGGTTGAAACCGAGCCAGTTACGACGCCTTGAAAAACTATACCACCGGCGCATCCCACCGGAGCAGATCATCACGCATGAGCTGGCGCGTCAGCTCACGGAACTTTCCCGTGAAATGAATCGGCAGATCGGTCTTTTGATTGACCGCAAAGGTCACATCGTCTCGGTCGTCGTGGGCACGGCTCATCAAATTGTGTTACCGGAGTGGCAGCGCGTGCGCAGCGACCGGAGCCGATTCTGTGGAGTGCGCTGCGTTCACACGCACCTGAACGGTGAAGGGCTGACCGAGGATGATTTGACAGATCTGGCGTTGCTCCGGCTCGACCTGATGGCCGCTATTGAGGTTTTGCCGACCGGGCTTCCGGGCGTCGTGCGGGCGGCTCATCTGATGCCGATGCGACCGGGCAACGGAGATCTGACGGTGGCCCATCGCGGGTGCTCCTTCCTCGAGCCGGCTCCGCCCAGTCAGTTGAGGATCAACTTCCTGGAGCTGATTCAGTCGCTGGAGGAAGAGCTGGCGCGAAATCGGCTGCTGGTTTCGCCCCAGGAAGCGGGTGATCGAGCCATCCTCGTCGGCGTCACGACGGGATCGCTCTCCGACGCGGAGGAATCGCTGGAGGAACTGCGCGAGCTGGCCCGCTCGGCCGGCGTCGTCGTGCTCGACACCATCTTGCAGCGGCGAAAGGAATACGATCCCAAGTTCCTGCTGGGGAAAGGAAAACTCCAGGAGTTGATCATTCGGGCTCTCCAGGTGGCCGCCGACATGATCATTTTCGATCAGGATTTGACGCCGAGTCAGGTTCGGGCCATCAATGCGGCCACGGACTTGAAAGTCATTGATCGCACGCAACTCATCCTGGACATCTTCGCGCAACGAGCCCGCTCGCGGGAGGGGAAAATTCAGGTGGAGCTGGCGCAGCTTCGCTATCTCTTGCCGCGTCTGACCGAGACCGATAGCGGATTGTCACGACTGACCGGCGGCATCGGCGGGCGCGGTCCCGGTGAAACCAAGCTGGAGATGGATCGGCGGCGCATCCGCGATCGGATCGCTCATCTCGAAGCCGAGATCGAGGATGTACGCTGCAGCCGAGAGCAACAGCGCCGACAGCGGCGACGCCATCAGCTTCCGATCGTGTCCATCGTCGGCTATACCAATGCCGGAAAATCCACGCTTCTCAACACGCTCACGCGAGCCAACGTGCTGGCCGAGGAGCGCCTGTTCGCTACGCTCGATCCGACGAGTCGTCGCTTCCGGCTGTCACCGGATCGGGAGATCATCCTCTGCGATACGGTGGGGTTCATTCGGAATTTGCCGCCCGATCTTATCAGGGCCTTTCGCGCCACGCTCGAAGAAATTGCCGACTCCACTCTGATCCTGCACCTGGCCGATGCGAGCAATCCTCAGGTCGAGAAACATCTGGCGACTGTGGAGAGGACGCTTCACGAACTGGGATTCGGGCAGATTCCTCGGCTGCTCGTCTTCAACAAACAGGATATCGCGGATCCGGACACGGTCGCTTATCTCTCGCGGCGGTATCACGCCCTGGCGATCTCGGCCCTGCAACCGGAGACGCTCGGGCCGCTCGTGCGGCGCATCGAGGAGATGCTCTCATGA
- a CDS encoding HDIG domain-containing protein: protein MRREWKRIREALGNWSERLNRPPVRRLGLVLGASALVLLTTLIVSRFPLQRVPHYALGEMVRADIITPVELIVIDHERTERLRAEEAKRVPPVFRYFPDRAREARSLLAEYFTATRSQLLAQLEATFQHPTLSREERSRFRHRLRALIAELRLKGTPFPLTDEVVERWVRGDSGEDVLRRLDEALDTVMKRYIRSDDPLPELVENLSGNVTVVPASVERAETFLPSQTVRASDLLPLGEARRAVARVLSEADERQYGHLLRSLVRVNCVLADDLTARARREATEHIVATRRYAPRQVIAQRGETVTPTVQEALDALRRHFASERSGRRLAGLMIIVAALYYALWRFAERVRVYYLTSVKIFLLAALTVVLQALINRIGMAVASGVAYRFGDYDSPEAYQYAIPYATAALVVALLLESRIALTVGVLSAILVGLMTGSLGLLAYALLGSMAAIYGVGRYERRATITRAGWIIGVANMIVTLVPPLMEARPIVFGPALFSALCGAGGGLLTATLAAFALPPTESLFGIVTDVKLLELSNVELPLLKRLALEAPGTYQHSLIVATLAEAAAKAVGANALLVRIGSYYHDIGKLNDPRMYVENQRPGMNPHDLLSPEESVERIVRHVQEGIRMAEEAHLPRQIIDLIPQHHGTRRLHYFYNKALHRAETTGQVVDEQRFRYPGPKPQTIEAAIVMMCDSAEAAARSLRQRTPENIRRIVRKIIDDIVTDGQLDECNLRMRDLRIIRQTILQTLLTIYHERVPYPGFTEEDLARIEVSYEALPEIETISQPPLPPDFDPTIDESWPPPATRRSGRT, encoded by the coding sequence ATGAGGCGGGAGTGGAAGAGGATTCGTGAGGCGCTGGGGAACTGGAGCGAGCGGCTGAACCGACCTCCGGTACGGCGCTTGGGACTCGTTCTGGGCGCGTCGGCTCTGGTTCTTCTCACGACGCTCATCGTCTCGCGGTTTCCGCTTCAACGCGTTCCCCACTATGCGCTGGGCGAGATGGTGCGGGCGGATATCATCACTCCCGTCGAGTTGATCGTCATTGATCATGAGCGCACCGAGCGGTTGCGCGCCGAAGAAGCCAAGCGTGTGCCCCCCGTCTTTCGCTATTTCCCGGATCGGGCGCGGGAGGCCCGTTCGCTCCTGGCCGAGTATTTCACCGCCACGCGGTCACAACTTCTCGCCCAGCTCGAAGCGACATTTCAACATCCCACGCTCAGCCGGGAGGAGCGCAGCCGCTTCCGCCATCGGCTTCGCGCCCTGATCGCTGAGCTTCGCCTCAAAGGGACGCCCTTTCCGCTCACCGATGAGGTGGTCGAGCGCTGGGTGCGGGGAGACAGCGGCGAGGATGTTCTGCGCCGATTGGACGAGGCGCTGGACACCGTCATGAAACGGTATATTCGTTCCGATGATCCGCTGCCGGAGCTGGTGGAGAATCTCAGCGGAAACGTCACGGTGGTGCCTGCTTCCGTGGAGCGCGCCGAGACGTTCCTCCCCTCACAAACCGTGCGTGCGAGTGATCTTCTGCCGCTCGGCGAGGCGCGACGGGCGGTGGCTCGCGTGCTCAGCGAAGCCGATGAGCGGCAGTACGGACACCTGCTGCGGTCGCTTGTGCGCGTCAACTGCGTGCTGGCAGACGATCTCACGGCGCGCGCTCGACGCGAGGCCACCGAACATATTGTCGCCACCCGTCGCTATGCTCCCCGTCAGGTGATTGCCCAGCGGGGCGAGACGGTGACCCCAACCGTACAGGAGGCTCTGGACGCTCTCCGCCGTCATTTCGCCAGCGAGCGAAGCGGGCGGCGCCTGGCCGGATTGATGATCATTGTGGCCGCTCTCTACTATGCCCTCTGGCGATTCGCCGAGCGGGTTCGCGTCTACTACCTCACCTCGGTGAAGATCTTCCTCCTGGCGGCCCTGACGGTTGTGCTCCAGGCTCTCATCAATCGAATCGGGATGGCCGTTGCCAGCGGCGTCGCCTACCGCTTCGGCGATTATGATTCACCGGAAGCCTATCAGTACGCCATCCCCTACGCCACTGCTGCACTCGTTGTGGCGTTGCTCCTGGAGTCGCGGATTGCGCTCACGGTGGGAGTCCTCTCGGCCATTCTCGTGGGATTGATGACGGGGAGTCTCGGCCTGCTCGCCTATGCGTTGCTCGGCAGCATGGCGGCGATTTACGGCGTCGGGCGCTATGAGCGACGGGCCACCATCACCCGCGCCGGATGGATCATCGGTGTGGCCAACATGATCGTCACGCTCGTCCCTCCCCTGATGGAAGCACGACCCATCGTTTTCGGACCGGCCCTGTTCAGCGCCCTCTGTGGAGCGGGCGGGGGACTGCTGACGGCCACGCTGGCCGCCTTCGCCTTGCCTCCCACCGAATCGCTGTTCGGCATTGTGACCGATGTCAAACTGCTGGAGCTGTCCAACGTCGAACTCCCCTTGCTCAAACGGCTGGCGCTGGAAGCTCCGGGAACCTATCAACATTCGCTCATCGTCGCCACGCTCGCCGAGGCGGCGGCCAAAGCTGTCGGTGCCAATGCCCTGCTCGTCCGCATCGGCTCGTATTACCATGACATCGGCAAGCTCAATGATCCCCGCATGTATGTGGAGAACCAACGACCGGGAATGAATCCCCATGATCTTCTTTCTCCCGAGGAGAGCGTCGAGCGCATCGTCAGGCACGTGCAGGAGGGCATCCGCATGGCGGAGGAAGCGCACCTGCCCCGGCAGATCATTGATCTCATCCCGCAGCATCATGGGACGCGACGGCTGCATTACTTCTACAACAAGGCGCTTCATCGTGCGGAAACGACCGGTCAGGTGGTGGATGAACAGCGATTCCGCTATCCGGGACCGAAACCGCAAACGATTGAGGCCGCCATCGTCATGATGTGCGATAGCGCTGAGGCTGCTGCTCGGTCACTGCGACAGCGGACGCCGGAAAATATCAGGCGCATCGTCCGCAAGATCATTGACGACATCGTCACTGACGGGCAGCTCGACGAATGCAATCTGCGGATGCGCGACCTTCGGATAATCCGGCAAACGATCCTGCAAACGCTGCTGACCATTTATCATGAGCGCGTGCCGTATCCCGGTTTTACCGAGGAAGATCTGGCCCGTATCGAGGTGAGCTATGAAGCCCTACCGGAGATTGAGACGATTTCCCAGCCCCCTCTTCCGCCCGATTTCGATCCCACCATTG
- the bamD gene encoding outer membrane protein assembly factor BamD, which yields MRRTTLVVILVALGITVAGCGRGKRVVLEEARPGRDRELLEQGMTEFEKGKYAVGRFLLQTLINTYPDSPFVPIAKLAIGDSFYLEGTSEALAQAEVEYLDFANFFPNHPLADDALLQVAHIKMRRIQPPDRDQKPTREAERRLLNVLQRYPNTDLKDTIERDLKAVREILSDHEMYVARQYMIRQRLKGAKGRLLTVVQKYPTYTKYDEALYRLGMVLFEEEEPEEAAKYFAWLVREYPTSEYRKSAAEMLEKIGKPIPESAASDIAQTDGETKKDKGLLGTLFTPLKTLFGVVDLNVPKEGVLVKRGETAEQLIVSATAYSKPSTVVTPTATTVTVGPASRTTPTGAAQGKQEITIGAQGETSGSSAKTPAPADKDKKKPEEKKKQ from the coding sequence ATGAGACGGACGACGCTGGTTGTGATTCTCGTTGCTCTCGGCATCACTGTCGCCGGGTGCGGCCGCGGCAAGCGTGTGGTTCTCGAAGAAGCGCGACCGGGACGCGACCGTGAGCTGCTGGAACAGGGGATGACCGAGTTCGAGAAAGGAAAATATGCCGTCGGTCGGTTCCTCCTGCAGACGCTCATCAACACCTATCCCGACAGCCCGTTCGTTCCCATCGCCAAGCTCGCCATCGGCGATTCCTTTTATCTGGAGGGAACATCGGAGGCCCTCGCTCAGGCGGAGGTGGAATATCTCGATTTCGCCAACTTCTTCCCCAATCATCCGCTGGCCGATGATGCACTGCTTCAGGTCGCGCACATCAAGATGCGGCGCATTCAGCCGCCGGATCGGGATCAAAAACCGACGCGCGAGGCCGAACGCCGACTTCTCAACGTCTTGCAGCGATACCCCAACACCGACCTCAAGGACACCATTGAACGGGACCTCAAAGCCGTCCGAGAAATTCTCAGCGATCATGAGATGTACGTCGCCCGTCAGTACATGATCCGTCAACGCCTCAAAGGAGCGAAGGGACGCCTGCTGACCGTCGTGCAAAAGTATCCGACCTATACTAAATACGACGAGGCCCTCTATCGGCTGGGCATGGTTTTGTTCGAGGAAGAGGAACCCGAAGAAGCGGCGAAATATTTCGCCTGGCTCGTGCGCGAATATCCCACCAGCGAATACCGCAAGAGTGCCGCCGAAATGCTGGAGAAGATCGGCAAACCCATCCCCGAAAGCGCGGCTTCGGACATCGCTCAAACCGATGGCGAGACGAAAAAGGATAAGGGGCTTCTGGGAACGCTCTTCACGCCGTTGAAGACGCTCTTCGGCGTGGTGGATCTGAATGTGCCCAAAGAAGGTGTCCTCGTCAAGCGCGGCGAGACCGCCGAGCAGCTCATCGTCTCGGCAACGGCCTACTCCAAGCCGTCCACAGTCGTCACCCCGACGGCCACGACGGTCACCGTCGGTCCGGCCAGCCGAACCACACCGACAGGTGCCGCTCAGGGTAAACAGGAGATCACCATCGGAGCGCAGGGAGAAACGTCCGGTTCATCGGCGAAGACGCCCGCACCCGCCGACAAGGACAAAAAGAAGCCTGAGGAAAAGAAGAAGCAGTGA
- the nadC gene encoding carboxylating nicotinate-nucleotide diphosphorylase — MDMRLTQSDIIRLVESFLAEDLGRGDVTTEAVVLPGVTARGRFIARQDFVLAGLELADAVFAVLDSEVEIEAFVSDGDRVKRGDVFARVEGPADVLLTAERTALNILQHLSGIATLTRAYVDAIAGTSATIVDTRKTHPGLRALEKYAVVVGGGRNHRFGLDDGILIKDNHISLAGGVKIAIERARRYGGYLLKIEVEVSTLDDLKEALDARPDAILLDNMTPEMVREAVGLARQVAPEIVLEASGGITLENVRQYAEAGVDFISIGALTHSAPAADISLKIGTI; from the coding sequence ATGGATATGAGGCTCACCCAATCCGACATAATCCGGTTGGTGGAAAGTTTCCTGGCCGAAGATCTCGGTCGGGGCGATGTCACGACTGAAGCCGTCGTTCTGCCCGGCGTGACCGCTCGCGGGCGCTTCATCGCCCGCCAGGATTTTGTCCTGGCGGGACTGGAGCTGGCCGATGCCGTTTTCGCCGTTCTCGATTCCGAGGTGGAAATCGAGGCTTTCGTCAGCGATGGCGACCGCGTCAAACGCGGCGATGTCTTCGCCCGCGTTGAAGGTCCCGCCGACGTGCTCCTGACGGCCGAACGCACGGCATTGAACATCCTGCAGCATCTCTCCGGTATCGCCACGCTCACGCGCGCGTATGTGGACGCGATTGCCGGGACATCGGCGACCATCGTGGATACGCGCAAGACGCATCCCGGCCTGCGCGCCCTGGAGAAATATGCCGTCGTCGTCGGCGGCGGACGCAACCATCGCTTCGGCCTGGACGATGGGATTCTCATCAAAGACAACCATATCTCGCTGGCCGGCGGCGTCAAAATCGCTATCGAACGTGCCCGTCGCTACGGCGGCTATCTCCTGAAGATCGAGGTCGAAGTCTCCACTCTGGACGATCTCAAGGAGGCTCTCGACGCCCGTCCCGATGCCATTCTGCTCGATAATATGACGCCGGAAATGGTTCGGGAAGCTGTGGGTCTGGCGCGTCAGGTAGCTCCCGAGATCGTGCTCGAAGCCTCCGGGGGGATCACGCTGGAGAACGTTCGACAATATGCCGAGGCGGGCGTGGATTTCATCTCCATCGGAGCCCTCACGCATTCGGCCCCGGCGGCCGACATCAGTCTCAAAATCGGGACAATCTGA